A region of Asticcacaulis excentricus DNA encodes the following proteins:
- a CDS encoding DUF1003 domain-containing protein has product MSPVPLPPHRAEDLRNLGAKAADGIAAIVGSWRFIIIQSILLFGWIAVNSVAWMRGWDPYPFILLNLVLSFQAAFTAPIIMMSQNRQAEVDRQKADADYHVNIKAEEDICGLHEKMDLLREQDVARLIGLVEALIEDNRALRAELAKRD; this is encoded by the coding sequence ATGAGTCCCGTCCCGCTGCCGCCGCACCGCGCCGAAGACCTGCGCAATCTGGGGGCCAAGGCAGCCGACGGCATCGCCGCCATCGTGGGATCGTGGCGCTTTATTATCATTCAGTCGATTCTGCTGTTTGGCTGGATCGCGGTCAACAGCGTAGCGTGGATGCGCGGCTGGGACCCGTATCCGTTTATCCTGCTCAATCTGGTTCTATCGTTTCAGGCGGCCTTCACCGCGCCCATCATCATGATGTCGCAAAACCGCCAGGCCGAGGTGGACCGTCAGAAGGCCGACGCCGACTACCACGTCAATATCAAGGCCGAAGAAGACATCTGCGGTCTGCATGAAAAGATGGACCTGCTGCGCGAACAGGACGTGGCGCGGCTGATCGGGCTGGTCGAAGCGCTGATCGAGGATAACCGCGCGTTGCGGGCCGAACTGGCGAAACGCGACTGA
- a CDS encoding VOC family protein — MFSHVFIGISDFERALAFYRPLMQVLGTPERFCDDQRPWAGWQSAPGPRPLFLIGRPFDGEPAAGNGQMVAFMARDRATVDRAYATALANGGTCEGPPGLRPQYHADYYGAYVRDPDGNKLCVACHTTA; from the coding sequence ATGTTTTCGCACGTCTTTATCGGTATCAGCGATTTCGAGCGGGCGCTGGCCTTCTATCGCCCGCTGATGCAGGTGCTGGGGACGCCGGAACGCTTCTGCGATGATCAGCGGCCGTGGGCCGGGTGGCAATCCGCGCCCGGCCCGCGCCCGTTGTTCCTGATAGGCAGGCCCTTCGATGGCGAGCCCGCAGCAGGCAATGGCCAGATGGTCGCCTTTATGGCCAGGGATCGCGCCACGGTAGATCGAGCTTACGCTACAGCTCTGGCCAATGGCGGCACCTGCGAGGGTCCGCCGGGTCTGCGCCCGCAGTATCACGCCGACTATTACGGGGCCTATGTGCGTGATCCGGACGGCAACAAGCTATGCGTGGCGTGCCATACGACCGCTTAG
- a CDS encoding Do family serine endopeptidase: MTLKSALLVSVCAVLAACSPGEGKSQDYQGFNQAPAPATRKVPGDAGAMKSSFSPVVKQTAPAVVNVYARRVTRQQVDPFWQLFGGGVPQARVEQSLGSGVIVRADGIVVTNNHVVQGGQEFMVVLNDRREFPAKVLLADERSDLAILKLDTTGQKFPTINLQEGHDLEVGDLVLAIGNPFGVGQTVTNGIISALDRTDVGQGEGAFIQTDAAINPGNSGGALVDMDGRLIGINSFILSRSGSSAGVGFAIPAAMVRRAVDTALGGKSTLVRPWLGAKGDGMTTEIARSLGLSRPDGILVSDVYPGGPADKAGLKTGDVILGINGEAVNDPKALNYRVGLLNPNDAAALKVLRAGKELSLTARVTPPSGAPKDQRALSGNFPLNGATVVNLSPAVADEIGLDPFAASKGVMIYALSGRSYAAAAGFRPGDIVRDVNGQAITSTAQLESVMKSARRFTITISRGGQNITAQF, from the coding sequence ATGACCTTGAAATCCGCCCTGCTGGTGTCCGTTTGCGCCGTGCTGGCCGCCTGTTCACCCGGCGAGGGCAAGTCGCAGGACTATCAGGGCTTCAATCAGGCGCCGGCCCCGGCGACGCGCAAGGTGCCGGGCGATGCCGGTGCCATGAAGTCGTCCTTCTCGCCCGTGGTCAAGCAGACGGCGCCCGCCGTGGTCAATGTCTATGCGCGGCGTGTGACCCGTCAGCAGGTCGATCCCTTCTGGCAGTTGTTTGGCGGCGGCGTGCCGCAGGCCCGCGTTGAGCAGTCGCTGGGGTCCGGCGTCATCGTGCGCGCCGACGGCATTGTGGTCACCAACAACCACGTGGTGCAGGGCGGTCAGGAATTCATGGTCGTGCTCAATGACCGCCGCGAATTCCCGGCCAAGGTGCTGCTGGCCGATGAGCGCAGCGATCTGGCCATCCTCAAGCTCGACACCACCGGGCAGAAATTCCCGACCATCAATCTTCAGGAAGGCCACGACCTTGAGGTCGGTGATCTGGTGCTGGCGATCGGCAACCCGTTCGGCGTGGGGCAGACCGTCACCAACGGCATCATCTCGGCGCTGGACCGCACCGATGTGGGGCAGGGCGAGGGGGCCTTTATCCAGACCGACGCCGCCATCAATCCCGGCAATTCGGGCGGGGCGCTGGTCGATATGGATGGCCGCCTGATCGGTATTAATTCGTTCATCCTGTCGCGCTCAGGCTCGTCGGCAGGCGTCGGTTTCGCCATCCCGGCGGCCATGGTGCGCCGCGCGGTCGATACGGCGCTGGGCGGTAAATCGACGCTGGTGCGGCCGTGGCTGGGGGCCAAGGGCGATGGCATGACCACCGAAATCGCCCGCTCTCTGGGCCTGTCGCGTCCGGATGGTATCCTCGTGTCCGACGTCTATCCCGGGGGTCCGGCGGACAAGGCGGGCCTGAAGACCGGCGACGTCATCCTGGGCATCAATGGCGAGGCGGTCAACGACCCCAAGGCGCTGAACTACCGCGTCGGCCTGCTCAATCCCAATGACGCGGCGGCGCTGAAGGTGCTGCGCGCGGGCAAGGAGCTGAGCCTGACGGCGCGCGTCACCCCGCCCAGCGGCGCGCCGAAGGATCAGCGCGCCCTCAGCGGCAACTTCCCGCTGAATGGGGCCACCGTCGTCAATCTGTCGCCGGCTGTGGCCGATGAGATCGGGCTCGATCCGTTTGCGGCGTCGAAGGGCGTGATGATCTATGCCCTGTCCGGGCGTTCGTATGCCGCGGCAGCGGGCTTCCGGCCGGGCGATATCGTCAGGGACGTCAATGGGCAGGCCATCACCTCGACGGCGCAACTAGAGTCGGTGATGAAGTCGGCCCGCCGCTTCACCATCACCATCAGCCGCGGCGGTCAGAATATTACCGCTCAATTCTAA
- a CDS encoding TCR/Tet family MFS transporter, which produces MGGVKAHLKPGVMFIFITVCLDMMALGLAIPVLPRLIETFVGSVTAASWWSGVFNSLWGFTQFVCSPILGSLSDRFGRRPIILMSNLGLALDYLIMALSGNLMWLLIGRLLNGVTSASITTAYAYISDISEPDERAQMYGYIGAAFGVGFVMGPALGGMLGHIDLRLPFWVAGGLSLLNALYGALVLPESLDKDHRKPFSLKNANPIGSILFLWQAKSVMRLALISMVSNFAHHVIPATFVLYASYRLGWGGREVGLAMAYYAVWAVIVQGGLTGMVVKRIGEKATLVIGLLCGVVGFMSYGYNTDWRVFLITIPIMSCWGMTNAALQSLMTTRVGAGDQGLLQGAVNSLMSLSGIIAPFVFGYILSVMTRPGVEKLWSGAAFFSAAVVLLVAFLMALGVRDRSKDEPVPTTAKPVQHDHEPLF; this is translated from the coding sequence ATGGGGGGCGTGAAAGCACATCTCAAACCGGGGGTGATGTTCATCTTCATCACCGTTTGTCTCGACATGATGGCGCTGGGGCTGGCCATACCGGTCCTGCCGCGCCTGATCGAAACCTTTGTCGGCTCGGTGACGGCGGCAAGCTGGTGGAGCGGGGTGTTCAACTCGCTGTGGGGCTTCACGCAGTTCGTCTGCTCGCCCATACTGGGGTCGCTGTCCGACCGCTTCGGCCGCCGCCCCATCATCCTGATGTCCAATCTGGGGCTGGCGCTCGACTATCTGATCATGGCGCTGAGCGGCAATCTGATGTGGCTTCTGATCGGGCGGCTGCTCAATGGCGTCACCTCGGCCTCGATCACCACGGCCTATGCCTATATCAGCGACATTTCCGAGCCGGACGAACGCGCGCAGATGTACGGCTATATCGGTGCCGCCTTTGGCGTCGGCTTCGTCATGGGCCCGGCGCTGGGCGGGATGCTGGGCCATATCGACCTGAGACTGCCCTTCTGGGTGGCAGGGGGCTTAAGCCTGCTCAATGCCCTCTATGGCGCGCTGGTCCTGCCGGAATCGCTCGATAAGGACCACCGCAAGCCGTTCAGCCTGAAAAACGCCAATCCCATCGGCTCGATCCTCTTCCTGTGGCAGGCCAAAAGCGTCATGCGCCTGGCCCTGATCAGCATGGTGTCGAACTTCGCGCACCACGTCATCCCGGCGACCTTTGTGCTGTACGCTAGCTACCGGCTGGGCTGGGGCGGGCGCGAGGTCGGCCTCGCCATGGCCTATTACGCCGTGTGGGCGGTGATCGTGCAGGGCGGGCTGACCGGCATGGTCGTCAAACGCATTGGCGAAAAGGCGACTCTGGTCATCGGCCTTTTGTGCGGCGTCGTGGGCTTTATGAGCTATGGCTACAATACCGACTGGCGCGTCTTTCTGATCACCATTCCGATCATGAGTTGCTGGGGCATGACCAATGCCGCCCTGCAATCGCTGATGACCACGCGCGTCGGTGCGGGCGATCAGGGCCTGCTGCAAGGGGCGGTCAACAGCCTGATGTCGCTGTCGGGGATTATTGCGCCGTTTGTCTTTGGCTATATCCTGTCGGTGATGACGCGACCGGGCGTCGAAAAGCTATGGTCGGGGGCGGCCTTCTTCTCGGCGGCTGTGGTGCTTCTCGTGGCCTTCCTGATGGCGCTGGGCGTGCGCGATCGCTCAAAGGACGAACCGGTGCCGACGACAGCCAAGCCCGTGCAGCACGACCACGAGCCGCTGTTCTGA
- a CDS encoding TCR/Tet family MFS transporter has product MSGIPELSRPHKAAVPFIFVTICLDIVALGLIIPVTPALIADFVGDVSAAGYWVGLFGSLWGVMQFISSPIVGALSDRFGRRPIVLLSNFGLGFDYLLMAMAPGLGWLLLGRLINGITSASISTAYAYISDVTQPENRAKYFGMMGAAFGLGFVLGPLLGGVLGDVDPRLPFYVAAGLSLLNFCYGLFVLPESLPPENRKPFSLRTANPLGALAFLSRNADVLRLSLINLTVNFAHQVLPTTFVLYAALRFGWGPKEVGWTLAAVGVCSAIVQAGLTGRVVRAIGEKKAMLVGLSFGVIGFLGYGLAPTWQAYVLFIPLMSLWGLTGPAAQALMTSKVAPQEQGTLQGANMSLMSAAGIFAPLTFGAVFAVASTHGPVTAGAPFVLAAAILGIALLIAAGVKAAIRHSGNGAPPSGPVH; this is encoded by the coding sequence GTGAGCGGAATCCCCGAACTGTCGCGCCCTCACAAGGCGGCGGTCCCGTTTATCTTTGTCACCATCTGCCTCGATATCGTGGCGCTGGGGCTGATTATTCCCGTGACGCCCGCCCTGATCGCGGACTTTGTGGGTGATGTCTCGGCCGCCGGTTACTGGGTGGGGCTGTTCGGCTCGCTGTGGGGCGTGATGCAGTTCATCTCCTCACCCATCGTGGGCGCGCTGTCGGACCGCTTCGGGCGTCGGCCCATTGTGCTGTTGTCGAACTTCGGTCTGGGCTTTGACTACCTGCTGATGGCCATGGCGCCGGGGCTGGGCTGGCTGCTGCTGGGGCGGCTGATCAACGGCATCACCTCGGCCAGCATTTCCACCGCCTATGCGTACATTTCCGACGTCACCCAGCCGGAAAACCGCGCTAAATATTTTGGCATGATGGGGGCCGCCTTTGGTCTGGGCTTTGTTCTGGGGCCGCTGCTGGGCGGCGTGCTGGGCGATGTCGATCCGCGCCTGCCGTTTTACGTCGCGGCGGGCTTAAGCCTGCTGAACTTCTGCTACGGCCTGTTTGTCCTGCCCGAATCGCTGCCGCCGGAAAACCGCAAGCCCTTCTCGCTGCGCACAGCCAATCCGTTGGGAGCCCTGGCCTTCCTCAGCCGGAATGCGGATGTTTTGCGCCTGTCTCTGATCAATCTGACGGTCAATTTCGCGCATCAGGTCCTGCCGACGACCTTCGTCCTCTATGCCGCCCTGCGCTTTGGCTGGGGCCCCAAGGAGGTGGGCTGGACGCTGGCGGCGGTGGGCGTGTGCAGCGCCATCGTGCAGGCGGGTCTGACCGGGCGCGTGGTGCGCGCCATCGGCGAAAAGAAGGCCATGTTGGTGGGCCTGAGTTTCGGCGTCATCGGTTTTCTCGGCTACGGCCTTGCCCCCACCTGGCAGGCCTATGTCCTCTTTATCCCCCTGATGAGCCTGTGGGGGCTGACCGGTCCGGCGGCGCAGGCCCTGATGACCTCAAAGGTCGCGCCGCAGGAACAGGGCACCCTGCAAGGGGCCAATATGAGCCTGATGTCGGCGGCGGGCATCTTCGCGCCCCTGACCTTTGGCGCAGTGTTTGCCGTGGCCTCGACCCACGGGCCGGTGACCGCCGGCGCGCCCTTTGTGCTGGCGGCGGCCATTCTGGGCATCGCCCTGCTGATCGCCGCCGGCGTCAAGGCCGCCATTCGCCACAGCGGCAACGGCGCGCCGCCGTCCGGCCCCGTACACTGA
- a CDS encoding alkaline phosphatase family protein, producing the protein MRALWRLWLCGLAALILSACASMPSQTSAPRHTLILISIDGWRADYHTRGLTPNLSYLAANGATGPMRPSFPSLTFPNHYTLVTGKRPDHHGIVGNTMRDPQRPGVTFRLSDREQVTDGFWWNDAEPFWVTANRQGVKVATMFWPGSEAEIHGARPYKYAAFEDHLPPTTVVDRGLAWFDVPEAERPQALTLYFSDVDHAGHDFGPNSPEVAASLKAVDEGIGHLIAGLKARGLWGKVNIVIVGDHGMTQHRPETFIKVADLLPPNSATVSGGQAAGFTPNAGQEKIVEAALLKPHAHMQCWRKQDIPARFHYGTHRRVPPIVCLANPGSYIVAPSRDGWMPKPQGGSHGYDPYDPEMFTRLIVFGPDIRPGVTLKTFDNVDVYPLIMRLMHLKPQPSDGHLRDVAPALR; encoded by the coding sequence ATGCGAGCTCTGTGGCGGTTGTGGCTTTGCGGTTTGGCCGCGCTTATCCTGTCGGCCTGCGCCAGTATGCCATCGCAAACGTCGGCCCCGCGCCACACCCTGATCCTGATCTCGATTGATGGTTGGCGCGCTGACTATCACACGCGCGGCCTGACGCCCAATCTGAGCTATCTGGCCGCCAATGGGGCGACCGGCCCGATGCGCCCCAGCTTTCCATCCCTGACCTTCCCCAACCACTATACGTTGGTGACCGGCAAGCGTCCGGACCACCACGGCATTGTCGGCAACACCATGCGTGACCCGCAGCGCCCCGGCGTAACCTTCAGGCTGTCGGACCGCGAACAGGTGACCGACGGCTTCTGGTGGAACGACGCCGAGCCCTTCTGGGTGACGGCGAATCGTCAGGGCGTGAAGGTGGCCACGATGTTCTGGCCCGGCTCAGAGGCGGAAATTCACGGGGCGCGGCCTTATAAATACGCCGCTTTTGAAGACCATCTGCCGCCCACCACCGTGGTGGATCGCGGTCTGGCCTGGTTCGATGTACCTGAGGCCGAACGTCCGCAGGCCCTGACCCTCTATTTCAGCGACGTTGATCATGCGGGGCACGATTTCGGCCCCAACAGCCCGGAGGTCGCCGCCTCGCTGAAAGCCGTCGATGAGGGTATCGGCCACCTGATCGCCGGTCTTAAGGCGCGCGGCCTGTGGGGTAAGGTCAATATCGTTATCGTCGGCGATCACGGCATGACGCAGCACAGGCCCGAAACCTTTATCAAGGTGGCGGACCTGCTGCCGCCCAACAGCGCGACGGTCTCTGGCGGTCAGGCGGCCGGTTTCACCCCCAATGCAGGTCAGGAAAAGATCGTCGAAGCCGCGCTGTTGAAACCGCACGCCCATATGCAATGCTGGCGCAAACAGGACATCCCGGCACGCTTCCATTACGGCACGCACCGCCGTGTGCCGCCGATCGTCTGCCTCGCCAATCCGGGCAGCTACATCGTCGCCCCCTCGCGCGACGGCTGGATGCCGAAACCACAGGGCGGCAGCCACGGTTATGATCCCTATGATCCGGAGATGTTTACGCGCCTGATCGTCTTCGGCCCCGATATCCGGCCGGGCGTGACGCTGAAGACCTTTGACAATGTCGATGTCTATCCGCTGATCATGCGCCTGATGCACCTGAAGCCGCAGCCATCGGACGGCCATTTGCGCGATGTGGCCCCCGCCCTCAGATAG
- the rplQ gene encoding 50S ribosomal protein L17 has product MRHGSGYRKLGRTTSHRIAMFANMSASLIKHEQIVTTLPKAKELRPFVEKLVTLAKSGTLHDRRIAISRVRDVTQVGKLFDVLAKRYADRNGGYIRIMKAGFRHGDNAAMAVIEFVDRDESAKGQDSGPVFTADDAGEE; this is encoded by the coding sequence ATGCGTCACGGTTCCGGTTACCGTAAACTCGGTCGTACCACCTCGCACCGCATCGCCATGTTTGCTAACATGTCGGCCTCGCTGATCAAGCACGAGCAGATCGTCACCACCCTGCCGAAGGCCAAGGAACTGCGTCCCTTCGTCGAAAAGCTGGTCACGCTGGCCAAGTCGGGCACCCTGCACGACCGTCGTATCGCCATCTCGCGCGTCCGTGACGTGACCCAGGTCGGCAAGCTGTTCGACGTTCTGGCCAAGCGCTATGCCGACCGCAATGGCGGCTATATCCGCATCATGAAGGCCGGTTTCCGTCACGGCGATAATGCCGCCATGGCCGTCATCGAATTCGTCGATCGTGACGAGTCGGCCAAGGGTCAGGATTCGGGCCCGGTCTTCACCGCCGACGACGCGGGCGAAGAATAA
- a CDS encoding DNA-directed RNA polymerase subunit alpha codes for MIERNWQQLIRPEKPQIESGQDSQRKMRLVAEPLERGFGVTLGNALRRVLLSSLQGAAVTAVQIDGVVHEFSSIEGVREDVVDIILNIKQLALRMHAEGPKRMVLRASSAGPVTAGMIDVPSDIEVLNPDHVICTLDEGASVRMEFTVQTGKGYVPADRLRPEDAPIGLIAVDALYSPVKKVAYRVEPTRQGQSLDYDKLVLDVETNAAVTPVDAVAYAARILQDQLQIFITFEEPKPAIVEEGKPELPFNPALLKKVDELELSVRSANCLKNDNIVYIGDLIQKTESEMLRTPNFGRKSLNEIKEVLQSMGLSLGMDVPNWPPENVEDLAKKFEDQI; via the coding sequence ATGATCGAAAGAAACTGGCAGCAGCTTATTCGTCCCGAGAAGCCCCAAATCGAGTCCGGTCAGGATTCCCAGCGCAAGATGCGTCTTGTTGCGGAACCCCTGGAACGCGGCTTTGGCGTGACGCTCGGCAATGCTCTGCGCCGCGTGCTCCTGTCCTCCCTGCAAGGGGCGGCGGTGACGGCGGTACAAATCGACGGCGTTGTTCACGAATTCTCCTCCATCGAGGGTGTTCGTGAGGACGTGGTCGATATCATCCTCAATATCAAGCAACTGGCGCTGCGTATGCACGCCGAAGGCCCCAAGCGCATGGTTCTGCGTGCGTCGTCGGCTGGTCCGGTGACCGCGGGCATGATCGACGTCCCGTCGGACATCGAAGTGCTGAACCCCGACCACGTCATTTGTACGCTGGACGAAGGCGCTTCGGTGCGTATGGAGTTCACGGTTCAGACCGGTAAGGGCTACGTCCCCGCCGACCGTCTGCGCCCGGAAGACGCGCCGATCGGCCTGATCGCCGTTGACGCCCTCTATTCGCCGGTCAAGAAGGTGGCTTACCGCGTCGAGCCGACCCGTCAGGGTCAGTCGCTCGATTACGACAAGCTGGTGCTCGACGTTGAAACCAATGCGGCGGTGACGCCTGTGGACGCCGTGGCCTATGCCGCGCGCATCCTTCAGGATCAGCTTCAGATCTTCATCACCTTTGAAGAGCCGAAGCCGGCCATCGTAGAAGAAGGCAAGCCTGAGCTGCCGTTCAACCCGGCCCTTCTCAAGAAGGTGGATGAACTGGAACTCAGCGTCCGTTCGGCGAACTGCCTGAAGAACGACAACATCGTCTATATCGGCGACCTGATCCAGAAGACGGAATCGGAAATGCTCCGTACCCCGAACTTCGGCCGCAAGTCGCTGAACGAAATCAAGGAAGTCCTGCAATCGATGGGTCTGTCGCTCGGCATGGATGTGCCGAACTGGCCGCCGGAGAATGTTGAGGACCTCGCCAAGAAGTTCGAAGACCAGATCTAA
- the rpsK gene encoding 30S ribosomal protein S11 has protein sequence MAKEPSRVKKRERKNITSGVAHVNASFNNTMITITDAQGNAISWSSAGHMGFKGSRKSTPYAAQVAAEDAGKKAIEHGVKTLEVSVAGPGSGRESALRALQAVGFTITTIRDVTPIPHNGCRPPKRRRV, from the coding sequence ATGGCCAAAGAACCTTCCCGCGTTAAAAAGCGCGAGCGTAAAAACATCACCTCGGGCGTGGCGCACGTTAATGCCTCGTTCAACAACACCATGATCACCATCACGGACGCGCAGGGTAATGCGATTTCGTGGTCGTCGGCCGGTCACATGGGCTTCAAGGGTTCGCGTAAATCGACCCCTTACGCGGCTCAGGTTGCGGCTGAAGACGCCGGTAAGAAGGCGATCGAGCACGGTGTGAAGACGCTGGAAGTCAGCGTCGCCGGTCCGGGTTCGGGCCGTGAGTCGGCTCTGCGCGCGCTGCAAGCCGTCGGCTTCACGATCACCACCATCCGTGACGTGACCCCGATCCCGCACAACGGCTGCCGTCCGCCGAAGCGTCGTCGCGTTTAA
- the rpsM gene encoding 30S ribosomal protein S13 — translation MARIAGVNIPTNKRVVIALQYIHGIGQQKAKEIVEKVGIEDARRVNQLSDAEVLQIRETIDRDYLVEGDLRRETSMNIKRLMDLACYRGLRHRKGLPVRGQRTHTNARTRKGPAKPIAGKKK, via the coding sequence GTGGCCCGTATCGCAGGCGTCAACATACCGACCAACAAGCGCGTTGTGATCGCGCTCCAGTATATCCACGGCATTGGCCAGCAAAAGGCCAAGGAAATCGTGGAAAAGGTGGGCATCGAAGACGCCCGCCGTGTCAACCAGCTTTCGGACGCCGAAGTGCTGCAGATCCGCGAAACCATCGACCGTGACTATCTGGTCGAAGGCGATCTGCGTCGCGAAACGTCCATGAACATCAAGCGCCTGATGGACCTGGCCTGCTACCGCGGCCTGCGTCACCGTAAGGGCCTGCCGGTCCGCGGTCAGCGCACCCACACCAACGCCCGCACCCGCAAGGGTCCGGCGAAGCCCATCGCCGGCAAGAAGAAGTAA
- a CDS encoding adenylate kinase: protein MNLILFGPPAAGKGTQAKRLVVAHNMVQLSTGDMLRAAIASGSELGQKVKSIIDTGGLVSDDIVIDLIKTNLPAAEAAGGAIFDGFPRTVAQAEALDAMLAERDATIDIVVRLKVDDNALVERIEKRFAEQGRSDDNPESYKVRLAAYNAQTAPLLPYYAAQGKLVEVDGMGSVEEVSARIEAALSEHVS, encoded by the coding sequence ATGAACCTGATTCTTTTCGGACCTCCGGCAGCGGGCAAGGGCACGCAGGCCAAGCGTCTGGTGGTGGCGCACAATATGGTGCAGCTTTCGACTGGTGACATGCTGCGCGCCGCCATCGCGTCGGGTTCCGAGCTGGGCCAGAAGGTCAAGTCGATCATCGACACGGGCGGGCTGGTGTCCGACGATATCGTGATCGACCTGATCAAGACCAATCTGCCGGCAGCCGAAGCGGCGGGCGGCGCTATCTTTGATGGCTTCCCGCGCACCGTGGCTCAGGCCGAGGCGCTCGACGCCATGCTTGCCGAACGCGATGCGACTATCGACATCGTCGTCCGCCTCAAGGTCGATGACAATGCGCTGGTCGAACGCATCGAAAAGCGTTTTGCCGAGCAGGGCCGTTCGGATGACAACCCGGAAAGCTACAAGGTGCGTCTGGCGGCCTATAACGCCCAGACCGCGCCTTTGCTGCCCTATTACGCCGCGCAGGGCAAGCTGGTCGAGGTCGATGGCATGGGATCGGTCGAAGAGGTTTCGGCCCGTATCGAAGCCGCGCTGTCCGAACACGTCAGCTAA
- the secY gene encoding preprotein translocase subunit SecY codes for MASAAEQLAANLNFSAFAKATELHKRLLFTLGALIVYRLGTYIPIPGIDLAAFERAFSGQSQGILGMFNMFSGGAVERMAIFALNIMPYISASIIVQLMGSVYAPWEKLRKEGGEAGRKQLNQYTRYLTLILALVQSFSIAAGMQASGLALDPGPMFLISSVVTLTGGTMFLMWLGEQITARGVGNGTSLIIFAGIVAVLPRTIANLLALAKEGQINAGVLLLIVLVLVAAIVFIVFMERSQRRLLVQYPKRQVGNRVMGGESSFMPLKVNTAGVIPPIFASSLLLMPTTAAAFLAQDPSKVPEWLSWLPGVTAQLTHGQPVFMALYAAMIIFFCFLYTSLVFNPDETAENLRKYGGFLPGIRPGKRTAEYLDFVLTRITVIGAAYITIVCLLPEFLISNLGNSFYFGGTSILIVVTVTMDTVAQIQSHLLAHQYDGLIKKSKMRGARGR; via the coding sequence ATGGCATCTGCGGCTGAACAATTAGCGGCCAATCTGAACTTCAGCGCCTTTGCCAAGGCGACGGAGCTTCATAAGCGTCTTCTCTTCACTCTGGGCGCGCTGATCGTCTATCGTCTGGGGACCTATATCCCCATTCCGGGTATTGATCTGGCGGCGTTCGAGCGGGCCTTTTCGGGCCAATCCCAGGGCATTCTGGGCATGTTCAACATGTTCTCCGGCGGTGCCGTTGAGCGCATGGCGATTTTCGCCCTGAACATCATGCCGTATATTTCGGCGTCGATCATCGTTCAGTTGATGGGTTCGGTCTATGCCCCGTGGGAAAAGCTGCGCAAGGAAGGCGGCGAAGCCGGCCGCAAGCAGCTCAACCAATATACCCGCTATCTGACGCTCATTCTGGCGCTGGTTCAGTCCTTCTCCATCGCTGCGGGTATGCAGGCGTCTGGTCTGGCGCTCGATCCGGGGCCGATGTTCCTCATTTCTTCGGTCGTCACCCTGACGGGCGGCACCATGTTCCTGATGTGGCTGGGTGAGCAGATCACGGCGCGCGGCGTCGGTAACGGCACCTCGCTGATCATTTTTGCCGGTATCGTCGCGGTTTTGCCGCGCACCATCGCTAACCTGCTGGCTCTGGCCAAGGAAGGCCAGATCAATGCCGGCGTGCTTCTGCTGATCGTGCTGGTTCTGGTCGCGGCCATCGTCTTCATCGTCTTCATGGAACGCTCGCAGCGTCGTCTGCTGGTGCAGTATCCGAAGCGTCAGGTCGGCAACCGCGTCATGGGCGGCGAATCGTCCTTCATGCCGCTGAAGGTCAACACTGCGGGCGTTATCCCGCCGATCTTTGCCTCGTCGCTGCTGCTGATGCCGACCACGGCCGCGGCCTTCCTTGCGCAGGACCCGTCCAAGGTGCCGGAATGGCTGTCGTGGCTGCCGGGCGTGACGGCGCAACTGACGCACGGTCAGCCGGTGTTTATGGCGCTCTATGCCGCCATGATCATCTTCTTCTGCTTCCTCTACACCTCGCTGGTCTTCAATCCGGACGAAACGGCGGAAAACCTGCGCAAGTATGGCGGCTTCCTGCCGGGCATCCGTCCGGGCAAGCGCACGGCGGAATATCTCGACTTCGTGCTGACCCGCATTACGGTCATCGGCGCGGCCTATATCACCATCGTCTGTCTGCTGCCGGAATTCCTGATCTCGAACCTGGGCAACAGCTTCTATTTTGGCGGTACCTCGATCCTGATCGTCGTGACCGTGACCATGGATACGGTGGCTCAGATTCAATCGCATCTGCTGGCGCACCAGTATGATGGCCTGATCAAGAAATCAAAAATGCGGGGAGCGCGCGGCAGATGA